Proteins encoded by one window of Hylaeus volcanicus isolate JK05 chromosome 7, UHH_iyHylVolc1.0_haploid, whole genome shotgun sequence:
- the LOC128879953 gene encoding protein artichoke-like, producing the protein MTLVHLLIISISIRCLLAQTISWDAVVDAGIEDTFFNHKKKETCDDEESVNLSNLELKEIPKHVVRSHAITSISMDNNQISDISTELLDDIPNLQCLNLARNRIPYGKMFGFKHDRLKTLILDHQKSPRSPSFWGSLAGNRYYDPRSKVSNKQGSFFPSLESLHLSGVDFEYFIPYFNKSFPVLSNLYLADNDLQYIREDIFSILPKHLKSLHLERNKLRELTFYGLSPIEELYLDGNPLDIVRIIDPYDLDVPVNSKLIKLSLNKLSLSNCNMTDERLDRVLSWYSEDVTTLDLSHNHLQLENYNFKSHSMLQHLSLTHNHLTTIPDINHLNRLNSISLSYNFIERVPKLTMPKSLKKLNLRGNKISEIENEAFANLVQLEALDLAGNQLKYLPQEWQTNLVVLRYLNLNENQFASIEYMMLRPLLNLREFHIAGNPIKSIDHGSLAIIPDQCTVYVLSNKETMAIELWKIVLLLSLQSISVHGFNFDFQTKKSHISKSTPQPPINWQQPSSYGQAPIHGQAPFYEQPPPYRRPNSTDVPREICENSPVILKLTRTGLKRVNDGFINSDKVTELHLDDNDITEISAGAFDFLPNLELLNLTGNNISTSRLLWFNKLSSLRTLILDGNKRRETEATLDHIFHPLLRLRELSLSRCGISRLTVNLKTFAPSLTRLRLSGNVINSSDFLEELPEYLIELNLDDNLLTSVGIGLTNGLEVLTVSGNKLEKLGDSSLSLKNALKMSKLNASRNRITEITENAFEDTKHLKVLDLSHNRLKTLSSRLFDELAYLEKLLVSHNQLTSMPNVNSLNSLNLLDLSGNHIHDIGNDSFNRTMARLETLLLANNHISNVDSRTFTKFSYLRMLDLSSNSLLDLPAHLINYTRYLKVFLLRDNDIVKIDDLRHVKSYSLEELHLQRNPLPHISLAALLPDNLPNLVIYINDPSKKSEEDDEKDDGDADVNDEWSE; encoded by the exons ATGACGCtcgtacatttattaattatctcgATTAGTATTCGGTGCTTGCTCGCCCAAACGATCTCTTGGGACGCCGTAGTCGACGCGGGCATCGAggacacattttttaatcataaaaagaaagaaacgtgtGACGACGAGGAAAGTGTGAACTTATCCAATCTCGAATTGAAAGAAATCCCGAAGCATGTTGTTAGAAGTCACGCTATAACATCTATTTCTATGGACAACAACCAAATATCGGATATTTCAACAGAACTATTGGACGACATTCCAAACTTGCAATGTTTAAATCTTGCACGAAACAGAATTCCGTACGGTAAAATGTTTGGCTTTAAGCATGATCGTTTAAAGACGTTGATTCTGGATCACCAGAAATCACCTAGATCACCTAGCTTCTGGGGGAGTCTAGCAGGTAACAGGTACTACGATCCGCGTTCGAAGGTATCCAACAAGCAGGGCTCGTTTTTCCCAAGCTTGGAGAGTCTCCATTTAAGTGGAGTCGATTTCGAATACTTTATACcgtatttcaataaatcatTTCCAGTACTATCAAATTTATACCTCGCGGATAATGATCTTCAGTACATACGCGAAGACATTTTCTCAATACTtccaaaacatttaaaaagccTTCACCTGGAAAGAAACAAACTTCGTGAATTGACTTTCTACGGTTTAAGTCCTATCGAAGAATTGTATCTCGATGGCAATCCTTTGGATATCGTCCGTATCATCGACCCCTATGATCTTGATGTTCCTGTTAATTCGAAGTTGATTAAACTCAGCTTAAATAAGTTATCGCTCTCGAATTGTAACATGACTGACGAAAGGTTGGATCGTGTACTTTCATGGTACTCTGAGGATGTAACTACATTGGATTTGTCCCATAATCACCTGCAGctggaaaattataattttaaatcgcACAGTATGTTGCAGCATTTGTCGTTGACTCATAACCACTTAACGACCATCCCAGATATTAATCATTTGAACAGACTGAATAGTATTTCATTAAGTTACAATTTCATCGAAAGGGTTCCAAAACTGACTATGCCGAAATCGTTGAAGAAGCTTAATTTAAGAGGCAATAAAATAAGCGAAATCGAGAATGAAGCATTCGCGAACCTCGTCCAACTAGAAGCGTTGGACCTTGCAGGGAACCAACTAAAATATTTGCCTCAGGAGTGGCAAACAAATTTAGTTGTGTTAAGATATCTAAATTTGAATGAGAATCAGTTCGCTAGCATCGAGTATATGATGCTAAGACCGTTATTGAATTTAAGAGAATTTCACATAGCGGGAAATCCGATCAAGTCTATCGATCACGGTTCCCTTGCGATTATTCCCGATCAGTGTACAGTATACGTTCTGTCAAATAAAGAGACA ATGGCAATCGAACTCTGGAAGATTGTACTTCTCCTCAGTTTGCAGTCGATCTCTGTTCATGGCTTCAACTTTGACTTCCAGACTAAGAAGTCACACATTAGCAAAAGTACACCACAACCTCCCATAAACTGGCAGCAACCATCTTCCTATGGACAAGCACCTATCCATGGACAAGCACCTTTCTATGAACAACCACCTCCCTATAGACGACCAAATTCTACAGACGTCCCAAGAGAAATCTGCGAGAATTCACCAGTGATACTGAAGTTAACCCGCACAGGCTTGAAGAGGGTCAATGATGGTTTCATCAACAGCGACAAGGTCACAGAGCTGCACCTAGACGATAACGACATCACAGAGATCTCGGCAGGCGCATTCGACTTCCTCCCCAATCTGGAGCTGTTGAACCTGACAGGCAACAACATCTCCACGTCTCGATTGTTATGGTTCAACAAGCTCTCGTCCTTAAGAACCCTAATTCTTGATGGCAACAAGCGCCGCGAGACGGAAGCAACCTTGGATCACATCTTCCATCCACTATTAAGACTACGGGAACTTTCTCTGAGTAGATGCGGAATCTCGCGTCTGACAGTCAACTTGAAGACGTTCGCGCCGAGTTTGACGCGTCTTCGCCTTTCCGGCAACGTCATCAACTCGTCGGACTTCCTCGAAGAATTACCAGAGTACTTGATCGAGCTAAACTTGGACGACAATCTCCTGACGAGCGTTGGAATTGGCTTGACGAACGGCCTCGAGGTGCTTACTGTCAGTGGGAACAAGTTAGAGAAGCTTGGTGACTCGTCCCTGTCGTTGAAGAATGCGTTGAAGATGTCCAAGCTGAACGCGTCGCGAAACAGGATCACCGAGATTACTGAGAACGCCTTCGAGGACACCAAGCATCTCAAAGTCTTGGACCTGTCGCATAATCGACTGAAAACGCTCTCCAGTCGCCTCTTTGATGAATTGGCATACCTGGAGAAGCTCTTGGTGAGCCACAACCAGTTGACATCTATGCCAAACGTGAACTCGTTGAATAGCCTGAACCTGCTGGACCTGTCTGGCAACCACATCCACGACATCGGGAACGACAGCTTCAATCGTACCATGGCGCGCTTGGAGACCCTTCTTCTGGCTAATAATCACATCTCCAACGTGGACAGTAGGACGTTCACTAAGTTCTCGTACTTGAGGATGCTGGATCTCTCCAGCAATTCGCTTCTCGATCTTCCAGCGCACCTGATCAATTACACGAGATATCTTAAGGTGTTTTTACTGCGTGACAACGACATCGTCAAGATCGACGACCTGCGCCACGTGAAGTCGTACAGTCTAGAAGAGCTGCACCTCCAGAGGAACCCCTTGCCCCACATCAGCCTTGCTGCTCTTTTGCCAGATAATCTGCCGAACcttgttatatatattaacGACCCGTCGAAGAAGAGCGAGGAGGATGATGAGAAGGACGACGGCGATGCGGATGTAAATGACGAATGGTCTGAATAG